In one Pseudomonadota bacterium genomic region, the following are encoded:
- a CDS encoding peroxiredoxin, with translation MVVTGITIAYGQPEKYSSSIYPVGKLKPTDSVTNLKVGDHAPDFTLPSVSGEKITLSQYAGKYNVVISFVPAAWTPVCSDQWPGYNISKELFEKNNAILLGITVDNIPTLYSWTNQMTNPNEKIWFPVLSDFYPHGAVASKYGVLRSEGVSERALFVINKKGIITYIDIHDINKRPFLEDLARALEEVNKQ, from the coding sequence ATGGTTGTAACGGGAATAACTATAGCATATGGGCAACCGGAAAAATACTCAAGCTCTATTTATCCGGTGGGAAAACTCAAACCAACAGATTCTGTCACAAATTTGAAAGTCGGAGATCATGCCCCCGATTTTACTCTCCCATCAGTATCAGGTGAAAAAATAACTCTTAGCCAGTATGCAGGAAAATATAATGTTGTTATATCATTTGTGCCTGCGGCATGGACACCGGTTTGCTCTGATCAGTGGCCGGGTTATAACATATCAAAAGAGCTTTTTGAAAAAAATAATGCCATCTTGCTTGGTATAACAGTAGACAATATCCCAACACTATATTCCTGGACTAACCAGATGACTAATCCGAATGAAAAAATATGGTTTCCTGTACTTTCTGATTTTTATCCTCATGGAGCGGTAGCTTCCAAATATGGTGTACTTCGATCAGAGGGTGTAAGCGAAAGAGCCTTGTTTGTAATCAACAAAAAAGGAATTATAACATATATAGACATTCATGATATAAACAAGCGGCCGTTTTTAGAAGATCTTGCAAGGGCTCTTGAAGAAGTAAATAAGCAATAA
- a CDS encoding aminotransferase class I/II-fold pyridoxal phosphate-dependent enzyme yields MITGHGGNIYKLAAQLNCNPSEIIDMSSNVNPLGPPAGLVSFLKKNINSITSLPEVDSNEAILAFSKYYNISKDRVLAGNGTTQFIYNIPKALCSKKALIIGPTYSDYEDSCIMNKVEYEYFILDESLYYYPDLDLLKKTIVNFDTIFICNPNNPTGVLINRLDLESLIRSFPKKNFIVDESYMPFARGGKEKSILNSDFKNLIVLNSMSKIFKIPGLRIGFLIASKENINKFLPYVLPWNVNSIAQAAVYYLMSPENNAQDFIEKTVDFLEKERIRFVKQFEKISEVKIFPSSTSFILFKLGKNLSAKDICERLSSEKILIRNCSNFQGLSDQNLRVSMKTPFLNRLIAKKLVDMISNLGGK; encoded by the coding sequence ATGATAACAGGTCACGGTGGAAATATTTATAAACTTGCAGCACAGCTTAACTGTAATCCTTCTGAAATTATTGACATGAGCAGCAATGTTAATCCTTTGGGGCCGCCTGCCGGATTGGTTTCGTTTTTAAAAAAGAATATCAACTCCATAACCTCCCTTCCGGAAGTTGATTCAAACGAGGCGATCCTGGCATTTTCAAAATACTATAATATAAGTAAAGATAGGGTTCTTGCAGGAAACGGTACTACACAGTTTATCTATAACATTCCAAAAGCTCTTTGTTCTAAAAAAGCCCTTATTATCGGTCCAACATATTCCGATTATGAAGATTCGTGTATAATGAACAAAGTTGAATACGAATATTTCATTTTGGATGAATCTTTATATTATTATCCTGATTTAGACCTGTTAAAAAAAACGATAGTAAATTTTGATACGATTTTTATATGCAATCCAAATAATCCTACCGGAGTGTTGATTAATCGGCTTGATCTTGAATCTCTTATCAGATCATTTCCCAAGAAAAATTTTATTGTAGATGAATCTTACATGCCTTTTGCGAGAGGCGGCAAAGAAAAGAGTATTCTAAATTCAGACTTTAAAAATTTAATTGTGCTAAATTCAATGTCCAAAATATTTAAGATACCGGGCTTGAGAATAGGGTTTTTGATTGCTTCAAAAGAAAATATAAATAAATTTTTACCCTATGTGCTTCCGTGGAATGTAAACAGCATTGCCCAGGCTGCTGTGTATTATTTAATGAGTCCTGAAAATAATGCTCAGGATTTTATAGAAAAAACAGTAGATTTTCTTGAGAAAGAACGTATTCGATTTGTAAAACAATTTGAGAAAATTTCTGAGGTAAAAATTTTTCCGAGTTCAACGTCTTTTATTTTATTTAAGCTGGGTAAAAATTTATCTGCTAAAGATATATGCGAGCGCCTGTCATCTGAAAAAATACTTATAAGAAACTGTTCAAATTTTCAGGGCCTGTCCGATCAAAACCTACGGGTTTCCATGAAAACTCCATTTTTAAATCGTTTGATAGCAAAAAAGCTGGTAGATATGATTTCAAATTTGGGTGGGAAATAA
- a CDS encoding TIGR00341 family protein has translation MQLRLLQITLPHEVNWDISGLISANDVVASWYDNSPHSHLVLHLIVPADQTEPIMEEIEKRYGSNPDFRGIIIPIEGIWPRIEPDAPPAVSTFQPKRNLLGQRVSREELYANAIDSCDITAGFLLLVALSSVVAAVGLTRDNLAVIIGAMLIAPLFGPNMSLAVGTTFGDLKLVGKALQASLAGIVLATIVSAIIGIVTTVDPGINAIAERTVVGFSDITIALAAGCAGSLAFTSGYSRAVIGVMVSVALLPPLATFGLLLGSGYWSLAANALLLTATNIICINLAGVVTFLLQGVRPTNWREAEKAKRAIWIASLSWITLLIVLVVILSSR, from the coding sequence GTGCAACTACGATTATTACAAATAACCTTACCCCATGAGGTTAACTGGGATATCTCGGGCCTTATCTCGGCTAATGATGTTGTTGCCTCCTGGTATGACAACAGCCCTCATAGTCACCTCGTACTCCACCTTATTGTCCCTGCAGACCAAACCGAACCGATTATGGAAGAAATTGAAAAAAGGTACGGCTCAAATCCTGACTTTCGAGGAATCATTATACCAATAGAAGGAATATGGCCGCGCATCGAACCCGATGCTCCTCCAGCCGTCAGTACATTCCAGCCAAAACGCAACTTATTAGGTCAAAGGGTAAGTCGCGAAGAACTATATGCAAATGCCATTGATAGCTGTGATATCACAGCCGGTTTTTTGCTTTTGGTTGCTTTGTCATCCGTGGTTGCAGCAGTTGGACTCACTCGAGATAACTTAGCCGTAATCATAGGTGCAATGCTAATCGCCCCGCTTTTTGGTCCTAACATGTCTTTGGCTGTTGGGACAACCTTCGGTGATCTGAAACTTGTCGGAAAGGCTCTTCAAGCGTCATTAGCCGGTATTGTTTTAGCTACCATAGTATCAGCTATTATTGGTATTGTAACAACAGTCGATCCGGGCATTAATGCAATTGCAGAACGCACAGTAGTGGGTTTTTCCGATATTACTATTGCATTAGCAGCCGGATGTGCCGGTTCACTTGCCTTTACATCAGGTTATTCAAGAGCAGTCATTGGAGTAATGGTTTCCGTGGCACTGTTGCCTCCGCTTGCAACTTTTGGACTTCTTCTCGGCTCCGGTTATTGGTCACTTGCTGCTAATGCATTACTGCTCACAGCAACAAATATAATTTGCATCAACCTTGCCGGTGTTGTTACCTTTCTTTTGCAGGGTGTTAGGCCTACTAACTGGAGAGAGGCAGAAAAGGCCAAACGTGCTATATGGATAGCATCGTTATCATGGATCACGCTGCTGATTGTTTTAGTAGTTATCTTGTCCAGCAGATAA
- a CDS encoding response regulator, with protein MKILLMDDEKIIIDVVTAMLNKIGHDVVLAQNGEEAIHLFSIAFDSATPIDLMIMDLTIPAGMGGKDAVYEILKIDPNAKVIVSSGYSHDPAIINFRDYGFSAAIIKPFKLKTLIKIINQLTD; from the coding sequence ATGAAAATACTTCTCATGGATGATGAAAAAATTATTATAGACGTTGTTACAGCTATGCTTAATAAGATCGGCCATGATGTTGTTTTAGCTCAAAACGGGGAAGAAGCAATTCATTTGTTTAGCATAGCATTTGATTCAGCAACACCGATTGATTTAATGATAATGGATTTAACAATTCCTGCAGGCATGGGGGGCAAAGATGCTGTATATGAAATATTGAAAATAGATCCAAATGCTAAAGTAATTGTATCAAGCGGATACTCTCACGATCCAGCAATTATTAACTTCAGAGATTATGGTTTTTCAGCGGCTATTATAAAACCTTTTAAGCTAAAAACACTTATAAAAATTATTAATCAACTTACTGATTAA
- a CDS encoding redoxin domain-containing protein, whose protein sequence is MKIHKTWKYIALCLLLGLFFGYNAQLAKGTEPVSDPENSHLNSNSFPEFQLPAPVSEAEKKYLGLSDDTDFNIGQIKTKVLIIELFSFYCPHCQRSASKVNELYHIIEKQDGLKGRIKIIGIGAGNSNYEIGSFKKKYEVPFPLFPDQGVEIFNLLRAKATPTFIGIKLNGNGSVEQFYLSEGGFKDSQQFLNEIIKLSGIESGEKHEQTNK, encoded by the coding sequence ATGAAAATACATAAAACATGGAAATATATTGCCCTGTGTTTATTATTGGGTTTGTTTTTTGGATATAATGCGCAATTGGCGAAAGGAACAGAACCTGTTTCCGATCCCGAGAACTCTCATCTTAACAGTAATAGCTTCCCTGAATTCCAGCTTCCTGCACCTGTAAGTGAAGCAGAAAAAAAATATTTGGGTCTTTCTGACGACACTGATTTCAATATTGGACAAATTAAAACCAAGGTTTTGATTATAGAATTATTCAGTTTTTATTGTCCGCATTGCCAGCGGTCGGCATCTAAGGTAAACGAACTTTATCATATAATAGAAAAACAGGATGGCTTAAAGGGAAGAATAAAAATAATCGGTATAGGTGCAGGCAATAGTAATTATGAGATAGGTTCTTTCAAAAAGAAATATGAAGTACCTTTTCCGCTGTTTCCTGATCAAGGCGTGGAAATATTTAACTTGTTACGCGCAAAAGCCACCCCTACCTTTATAGGTATTAAATTAAATGGAAATGGCTCTGTCGAGCAATTTTATTTAAGTGAAGGAGGTTTTAAGGATAGTCAGCAATTCCTGAATGAAATCATAAAATTGTCAGGAATAGAATCAGGAGAAAAACATGAGCAAACAAATAAATAA
- the cbiB gene encoding adenosylcobinamide-phosphate synthase CbiB: MEFIPLWYILPSAFVLDLILGDPPSFPHPIRVIGKAISFFEPVFRKFPVKLFTSGLLFCLFLIFASFSLTFFMVYISYLIHPVFGIIVEIILVYYCISVRSLKDAALDVMHAFRKSGLKEARIKLSMIVGRDTKNISEEGVVRAAVETVAENLVDGVISPLFFAAIGGAPFAISYKMINTLDSMVGYKNEKYIDFGKASAKIDDVANYIPARISIFIISCAAQMLCGKGISSFKTAVKEGSNHSSPNSGCSEAAFAGALLVKLGGPNYYGGQLISKPYIGVDFGEAQWIHIKKACKLMVLSSILALLFLWGIAIAFGRIELSLL; this comes from the coding sequence ATGGAATTTATCCCTTTATGGTATATTCTTCCCAGCGCTTTTGTTTTAGATCTTATATTGGGAGATCCGCCCTCTTTTCCACATCCAATAAGAGTAATTGGCAAAGCCATTTCGTTTTTTGAACCTGTATTTAGAAAATTTCCTGTAAAGCTTTTTACAAGCGGTTTGCTGTTTTGCCTTTTTTTAATTTTTGCATCGTTTTCGCTCACTTTTTTTATGGTTTATATATCATACCTGATTCATCCTGTTTTTGGAATTATTGTAGAAATTATTCTTGTATATTACTGCATTTCGGTTCGCTCCCTTAAAGATGCGGCATTAGATGTAATGCATGCTTTCCGGAAATCAGGTCTCAAAGAAGCAAGAATAAAACTTTCAATGATAGTGGGGAGAGATACCAAAAATATTTCCGAAGAAGGGGTAGTAAGGGCGGCAGTTGAAACGGTTGCGGAAAATCTTGTAGATGGTGTTATATCTCCGTTATTTTTTGCAGCCATTGGAGGAGCGCCTTTTGCAATTTCTTATAAAATGATCAACACGCTTGATTCTATGGTAGGATATAAAAATGAAAAGTATATTGATTTTGGGAAAGCATCGGCGAAAATCGATGATGTGGCAAATTATATACCGGCTCGTATCTCAATTTTTATAATTTCCTGTGCAGCTCAAATGCTTTGCGGAAAAGGTATTTCTTCTTTTAAAACAGCCGTAAAAGAAGGTTCTAATCATTCAAGCCCTAATTCGGGATGTTCTGAAGCGGCATTTGCCGGTGCTCTTTTGGTAAAACTTGGAGGGCCTAATTACTACGGAGGGCAACTCATATCAAAACCATATATAGGTGTAGACTTTGGAGAAGCTCAATGGATTCATATCAAAAAAGCCTGCAAGCTTATGGTTTTGTCTTCAATATTGGCTCTTTTATTTTTATGGGGTATAGCTATAGCCTTTGGAAGAATTGAACTATCATTATTGTAA
- a CDS encoding mechanosensitive ion channel family protein codes for MEELLKKILFNPTMGKISTIIIGIIIIWSLIKVVQRKVISKILDSNNHYKTRKFSNIVGFIFTIILITIVYSNKLGGLTIALGVAGAGIAFALQEVIASFAGWLAILFGGFYKTGDRVQLGGIKGDVMDIGVLRTTVMEIGQWVDGDLYNGRIVLIANSFVFKEPVFNYSGDFPFLWDEIKIPIQYGSNYDKAKNLFYQVANEIAGGLAENSQEKWNTLQRKYLLENAQKEPMVSIIANDNWVEYTIRYVVNYKKRRATKTELFTKILNAVEKTNGEIKFASATFHLVEAPDIRIKFNKDNDL; via the coding sequence ATGGAAGAACTTTTAAAGAAAATATTATTTAATCCTACAATGGGGAAAATTTCTACGATTATTATTGGCATAATAATAATCTGGTCGCTGATTAAAGTTGTTCAACGCAAAGTTATTTCAAAGATACTGGATAGCAATAATCACTATAAGACCAGGAAGTTTTCGAATATTGTTGGATTTATTTTTACAATTATTTTAATCACAATCGTGTATAGCAATAAATTAGGCGGATTAACAATTGCCTTGGGTGTGGCAGGCGCCGGGATTGCTTTTGCTCTTCAAGAAGTAATAGCTTCATTTGCTGGATGGCTAGCGATACTTTTTGGTGGCTTTTATAAAACAGGTGACCGTGTTCAATTGGGAGGAATTAAGGGCGATGTAATGGATATTGGTGTTTTGCGTACTACAGTTATGGAGATTGGGCAATGGGTGGATGGCGATTTGTATAATGGTAGAATTGTATTAATTGCAAATAGCTTTGTTTTTAAAGAACCGGTTTTTAATTATTCAGGGGATTTTCCATTCTTATGGGATGAAATAAAAATACCAATTCAGTATGGAAGTAATTATGATAAAGCTAAAAATTTATTTTACCAGGTTGCAAATGAAATTGCAGGTGGCCTTGCTGAAAATTCACAGGAAAAGTGGAATACGTTACAACGCAAGTATCTTCTTGAAAATGCACAAAAAGAACCCATGGTTTCAATAATTGCAAATGATAATTGGGTAGAATACACTATAAGATATGTTGTTAATTATAAAAAAAGAAGAGCAACAAAAACAGAACTCTTTACAAAGATTTTAAATGCAGTTGAGAAAACAAATGGAGAAATCAAATTCGCATCTGCCACATTTCATCTGGTTGAAGCTCCTGATATCAGAATTAAATTTAATAAGGATAACGATTTGTAA
- a CDS encoding transglycosylase SLT domain-containing protein — protein MVVLKRQISAIILFIFLITAFPLTSFANKALQPLPLNAHIADKYHDDLNGLLKKRYIRVLTTLNQTNFFMSKGKIFGYEYALIKGYEKYLNKKFKKKGLQIVIECIPVTRDQLVPRLVEGYGDIAAAGLTITPERKNNVVFTTPYLSGIDEVVVTHNGGFSPVKTSDLAGQKVLVRKSSSYYQSLLLLNEKLIKQGEKPVRIIAADEDLETENILEMVNSGAVETTVADSHIASIWSDILQNIDIHKSVKLRTGSKIAWMVRKENDQLLASLNNYLKNYKKGTLLGNIYFKRYYANNKWLKNPSNPADLKQLKRYEALIKKYASRYGYDWKLIMAIAYQESGLDHKKKSSAGAVGLMQILPKTVKDKRINIKNINKLENNIHAGVKYLSILQKRYSTNKSIHPRDKIRFALASYNAGPAKIRKARQMAKKMGLNPNRWFRNVEVATLRLVGQETVRYVSNINKYYNLYHILLDEDQ, from the coding sequence ATTGTTGTTTTGAAAAGGCAGATATCGGCAATCATTTTATTTATTTTCTTAATAACTGCTTTTCCCCTAACATCCTTTGCGAATAAAGCTTTACAACCTTTGCCGCTCAATGCACATATTGCAGATAAATATCATGACGATCTTAACGGACTTTTAAAAAAACGCTATATTCGAGTTCTGACCACACTAAATCAAACAAATTTTTTCATGTCCAAAGGAAAAATATTCGGATACGAATATGCACTGATCAAAGGATATGAAAAATATCTTAACAAAAAATTTAAAAAAAAAGGATTGCAAATAGTAATAGAATGTATTCCGGTTACCAGAGACCAACTGGTTCCACGTCTTGTTGAAGGATACGGAGATATTGCTGCGGCTGGATTAACCATAACACCTGAAAGAAAAAATAATGTTGTTTTTACTACCCCCTATCTATCAGGTATAGATGAAGTTGTTGTCACCCACAATGGCGGCTTTAGCCCTGTAAAAACTTCTGACCTTGCAGGCCAAAAGGTGCTGGTACGCAAAAGCAGCAGCTATTATCAAAGCCTTCTGCTTCTTAATGAAAAACTCATAAAACAGGGGGAAAAACCCGTTCGGATAATTGCGGCTGATGAAGATCTTGAAACTGAAAACATCCTGGAAATGGTTAACTCCGGAGCTGTGGAAACAACGGTAGCCGATAGTCACATCGCCTCGATCTGGTCCGATATTTTACAAAACATTGACATCCATAAGTCTGTAAAGCTGCGAACCGGTTCGAAAATAGCCTGGATGGTCAGAAAGGAAAATGACCAGTTGCTTGCCAGCCTTAACAATTATTTAAAAAACTATAAAAAAGGGACCTTGCTGGGGAACATATATTTCAAACGCTATTATGCCAATAATAAATGGCTGAAGAATCCCTCAAACCCGGCTGATCTCAAACAACTAAAGCGATATGAGGCTTTAATCAAAAAATATGCTTCGCGCTATGGTTATGACTGGAAACTAATTATGGCTATCGCCTATCAGGAATCAGGTCTTGACCACAAAAAAAAGAGTTCAGCCGGCGCTGTGGGTCTCATGCAGATACTTCCGAAAACGGTCAAAGATAAGCGAATAAATATTAAAAATATTAACAAACTGGAAAATAATATTCATGCGGGTGTAAAATACTTATCTATACTTCAAAAACGCTATTCCACCAACAAATCAATTCACCCCAGAGATAAAATCCGTTTTGCCTTAGCTTCATACAATGCCGGGCCGGCAAAAATTAGAAAAGCAAGACAAATGGCAAAAAAGATGGGGCTTAATCCCAACCGTTGGTTTCGAAACGTTGAAGTAGCAACACTACGGTTGGTAGGGCAAGAAACCGTCCGTTATGTCAGCAATATCAACAAATACTACAACCTGTATCATATCCTTCTTGATGAGGATCAGTAA
- a CDS encoding redoxin domain-containing protein: protein MIYFLMFGGGILSSFTPCVYPALPLTVGYIGNQASDNRMRAFILSLSMVTGLGFVYSIFGITISAVGGTYGSIMGNGLLMYSIAIFFIMMSLFMLDVVNIPNPQFISRLQFKSANLKGLLGAFVVGCISGLIIGPCTGPILAVALGAIAITLKKAQGVDYAVHVLKSGVQLFLFGFGQGTIIILAGVMTGFISKLPKAGRWMETIKKGFAFIIIISASLFLVFIGQNTDFPNLINFFSKAEFPVPIDTHIDNSTEKITTTTETIKVKPLQNINEISLEKLTPDFSLNSLKGDEITLSRLKGKKGVVIVFFATWCVYCMEEVPVVKKFAEKAQAQDIVVLGINYGQPAEVVQRFKKSQNINYTILLDLEGTVASKTFGVKGLPYIIGINGEGRTIYQGSSIPDNESDFINGLRKGL, encoded by the coding sequence ATGATTTACTTCCTGATGTTTGGAGGTGGTATTCTATCCTCTTTTACTCCATGTGTTTATCCTGCGCTTCCCTTAACCGTTGGATATATTGGCAACCAGGCAAGCGATAACCGAATGCGTGCTTTTATTCTCAGCCTTTCCATGGTAACAGGTTTGGGTTTTGTTTATTCTATATTTGGTATTACAATTTCGGCGGTAGGAGGTACATACGGTTCAATAATGGGAAACGGATTGCTTATGTATTCAATCGCAATTTTTTTTATAATGATGAGCCTTTTTATGTTGGATGTGGTTAATATTCCTAATCCCCAATTTATTTCAAGACTACAGTTTAAATCGGCCAATCTTAAGGGTTTATTGGGTGCTTTTGTAGTAGGTTGCATTAGTGGTTTGATTATTGGACCCTGCACCGGGCCTATCCTGGCTGTTGCTTTGGGAGCAATCGCAATTACGCTTAAAAAAGCTCAGGGTGTGGATTATGCTGTTCATGTTTTAAAAAGTGGAGTTCAACTTTTTTTGTTTGGATTTGGTCAGGGAACCATAATTATTCTGGCAGGAGTAATGACCGGGTTCATTTCAAAACTGCCCAAAGCAGGTCGCTGGATGGAAACTATAAAAAAAGGTTTTGCTTTTATAATTATTATTTCAGCAAGCCTGTTTCTGGTATTCATTGGCCAAAATACGGATTTTCCGAATCTTATCAATTTTTTTTCAAAAGCAGAATTTCCAGTACCTATAGATACACATATTGATAATTCAACCGAAAAAATAACAACCACCACTGAAACTATTAAAGTGAAACCGCTACAGAATATTAATGAAATATCCTTAGAAAAACTGACTCCTGACTTTAGCCTTAATTCACTTAAAGGAGATGAAATTACTTTGAGCCGGTTAAAAGGCAAAAAAGGGGTTGTGATTGTTTTTTTTGCAACATGGTGTGTTTACTGTATGGAAGAAGTACCTGTAGTCAAAAAATTTGCCGAAAAGGCGCAAGCGCAGGATATTGTTGTTTTAGGGATTAACTATGGTCAACCCGCAGAAGTTGTGCAACGATTTAAAAAATCACAAAACATAAATTATACGATACTTCTGGATTTGGAGGGAACAGTTGCAAGCAAAACATTTGGAGTAAAAGGCTTGCCATATATAATTGGTATTAATGGAGAGGGACGTACAATTTATCAGGGATCGAGTATCCCTGATAATGAATCGGATTTTATTAATGGTTTAAGAAAGGGTTTATAG